A genomic window from Macaca mulatta isolate MMU2019108-1 chromosome 19, T2T-MMU8v2.0, whole genome shotgun sequence includes:
- the ZSWIM4 gene encoding zinc finger SWIM domain-containing protein 4 isoform X2 — translation MEPPAAKRSRGCPVEPDERDAGAGAARGQGRPEALLDLSAKRVAESWAFEQVEERFSRVPEPVQKRIVFWSFPRSEREICMYSSLGYPPPEGEHDARVPFTRGLHLLQSGAVDRVLQVGFHLSGNIREPGGPGEPERLYHVSISFDRCKITSVSCGCDNRDLFYCAHVVALSLYRIRHARQVELRLPISETLSQMNRDQLQKFVQYLISAHHTEVLPTAQRLADEILLLGSEINLVHGAPDPTAGAGIEDANCWHLDEEQIQEQVKQLLSNGGYYGASQQLRSMFSKVREMLRMRDSNGARMLILMTEQFLQDPRLALWRQQGAGMTDKCRQLWDELGALWVCVVLSPHCKPEERAGWLQLLSRWDKLDVCPLEEGNYSFDGPSLQPTVAPIPGSEEEEEVAATSPRHTVFGRALLAGELHWNDAYLQRILASDSYGPSLTGSVGGDKPTFDPQGRPLWLGEPFPTACARVDTLRAHGYPRQALRLASAIINTLRLQRRHQLESYKQQKKELLQKGSTCITNTEGWVGHPLDPIGCLCRALLEACRLEEEALTLYPDSGPEKRKVAYQHVPVPGSPGESYLVLALEVALLGLGQQRALPEGLYAQDKVVRNEEQLLALLEEVELDERLVQVLRKQAGLLLEGGPFSGFGEVLFRESVPMHTCARYLFTALLPHDPDLAYRLALRAMRLPVLETAFPAGEPHPSPLDSIMSNRFPRWFILGHLETRQCELASTMLTAAKGDPKWLHAVLGSIQQNIHSPALLFKLAQDACKTATPVSAPPDTTLLGIALELGLQVMRMTLNIMTWRRREMVRWLVSCATEIGPQALMNIMQNWYSLFTPVEAATIVAVTGTTHATLLRLQLDTPRREELWACARTLALQCAMKDPQNCALPALTLCEKNHSAFEAAYQIVLDAAAGGLGHAHLFTVARYMEHRGLPLRAYKLATLALAQLSIAFNQDSHPAVNDVLWACSLSHSLGRHELSAIVPLIIRSIHCAPMLSDILRRWTLSAPGLGPLGARRATKPLGADRAPLCQLLDAAVTAYITTSHSRLTHISPRHYGDFIEFLGKARETFLLAPDGHLQFAQFLENLKQTYKGKKKLMLLVRERFG, via the exons GTGGAGGAGCGGTTCTCCCGGGTGCCTGAGCCGGTCCAGAAGCGCATCGTGTTTTGGTCGTTTCCACGCAGTGAACGGGAAATATGTATGTACTCGTCGCTGGGTTACCCGCCCCCAGAGGGCGAGCACGACGCCCGGGTGCCCTTTACCCGCGGGCTGCACCTGCTCCAGAGCGGGGCCGTGGACCGCGTGTTGCAAGTGG GATTCCATTTGAGTGGAAACATCCGCGAGCCGGGGGGTCCTGGAGAGCCCGAGCGCCTCTACCACGTCTCCATCAGCTTTGATCGCTGCAAGATCACGTCGGTGAGCTGCGGCTGTGACAACCGCGACCTCTTCTACTGTGCCCACGTCGTGGCCCTGTCCCTGTACCGCATTCGGCACGCCCGCCAGGTGGAGCTACGGCTGCCCATCTCCGAGACGCTCTCCCAGATGAACCGGGACCAGCTGCAGAAGTTCGTGCAATACCTCATCAGCGCCCACCACACTGAGGTGCTGCCCACCGCTCAGCGCTTGGCTGATGAGATCCTCCTGCTGGGCTCTGAGATCAACTTGGTGCATG gcGCCCCAGACCCCACCGCTGGCGCAGGAATCGAGGACGCCAACTGCTGGCACCTGGACGAGGAGCAGATCCAGGAGCAGGTGAAGCAACTGCTGTCCAACGGCGGCTACTACGGGGCTAGCCAGCAGCTGCGCTCCATGTTCAGCAAG GTGCGGGAGATGCTGCGAATGCGGGACTCCAACGGAGCGCGCATGCTGATCCTCATGACCGAGCAGTTCCTGCAGGACCCGCGCCTGGCCCTGTGGCGGCAGCAGGGCGCCGGCATGACGGACAAGTGCCGGCAGCTCTGGGATGAGCTGG GGGCCCTGTGGGTTTGCGTCGTCCTGAGCCCCCACTGCAAACCAGAGGAAAGGGCAGGCTGGCTCCAGCTGCTCAGCAGGTGGGACAAGCTCGACGTGTGCCCACTGGAAGAAGGCAACTACTCCTTCGACGGCCCCAGCCTGCAGCCCACCGTGGCCCCCATCCCAG GCtcggaggaagaggaagaggtggcAGCCACAAGTCCCCGCCACACGGTATTTGGCCGCGCCTTGCTGGCTGGAGAGCTGCACTGGAATGACGCCTACCTGCAGAGGATCCTGGCCAGTGACTCCTACGGGCCCAGCCTCACAGGCAGCGTGGGTGGGGACAAACCGACTTTCGACCCCCAGGGCCGCCCACTGTGGCTGGGAGAACCTTTCCCCACTGCCTGCGCCCGTGTGGACACCCTGCGTGCCCACGGATACCCCCGGCAAGCCCTGCGGCTGGCCAGTGCCATCATCAACACGCTCCGGCTGCAGCGGCGGCATCAGCTGGAGAGCTACAAGCAGCAGAAAAAAG AGCTGCTCCAGAAGGGTTCCACCTGCATCACCAACACTGAAGGATGGGTGGGGCACCCCCTGGACCCCATTGGCTGCCTCTGCAGGGCGCTCCTGGAGGCCTGTCGTCTGGAGGAGGAGGCACTTACCCTTTACCCAG ACTCTGGCCCCGAGAAGCGGAAGGTGGCCTACCAGCACGTGCCTGTGCCCGGGAGCCCTGGAGAGTCCTATTTGGTGCTGGCGCTGGAGGTGGCactgctggggctggggcagcagCGGGCCCTGCCGGAGGGGCTGTACGCCCAGGACAAGGTGGTGCGCAACGAGGAGCAGCTGCTGGCCCTGCTGGAGGAAGTGGAATTGGATGAGCGGTTGGTGCAAGTGCTGCGCAAACAGGCGGGGCTGCTGCTGGAAG GGGGTCCCTTCAGTGGCTTCGGGGAGGTGCTGTTCCGGGAGAGCGTGCCCATGCACACCTGTGCCCGCTACCTGTTCACTGCACTGCTGCCTCATGACCCCGACCTGGCCTATCGCCTCGCGCTGCGAGCCATGAG GCTGCCTGTACTGGAGACAGCATTTCCTGCTGGAGAACCTCATCCCAGCCCACTGGACTCCATCATGAGCAACCGCTTCCCCCGCTGGTTCATCCTTGGCCACCTGGAGACCCGCCAGTGTGAACTGGCTTCCACCATGTTGACAGCCGCCAAGG GAGACCCCAAGTGGCTACACGCGGTACTGGGCTCCATCCAGCAGAACATCCACTCTCCCGCCCTGCTCTTCAAGCTGGCGCAAGACGCCTGCAAGACAGCCACCCCGGTTAGCGCCCCACCAGACACCACGCTGCTGGGCATCGCActggagctggggctgcag GTGATGCGGATGACTCTGAACATAATGACCTGGCGGCGGAGGGAGATGGTGCGCTGGCTGGTCAGCTGTGCCACAGAGATTG gcccgcAAGCCCTGATGAATATCATGCAGAACTGGTATTCCCTATTCACACCGGTGGAGGCGGCCACCATCGTAGCAGTGACGGGCACCACACACGCCACTCTGCTGCGACTGCAGCTGGACACACCCCGGAGGGAGGAGCTCTGGGCCTGCGCCCGCACCCTGGCCTTGCAGTGCGCCATGAAGGATCCTCAGAACTGCGCTTTGCCTGCCCTGACCCTGTGTGAGAAGAACCACTCGGCCTTCGAGGCGGCCTACCAGATCGTGCTGGACGCGGCGGCCGGCGGCCTGGGCCACGCCCACCTCTTCACTGTGGCCCGCTATATGGAGCACCGCGGGCTGCCGCTCCGGGCCTACAAGCTGGCGACGCTGGCCCTGGCGCAGCTCAGCATTGCCTTCAACCAGGACAGCCACCCTGCCGTCAACGACGTGCTTTGGGCCTGCTCGCTCAGCCACTCCCTGGGCCGGCACGAGCTCTCTGCCATCGTCCCCCTCATCATCCGCAGCATCCACTGTGCCCCAATGCTGTCCGATATTCTGCGCCGCTGGACTCTCTCGGCGCCCGGCCTGGGCCCCTTAGGGGCACGCCGGGCCACCAAGCCACTGGGTGCTGACCGGGCGCCGCTCTGCCAGCTCCTGGATGCGGCAGTCACCGCCTACATCACCACCAGCCACTCGCGCCTCACGCACATCAGCCCGCGGCACTATGGGGACTTCATTGAATTCCTGGGCAAGGCCCGGGAGACCTTCCTGCTGGCGCCCGACGGGCACCTCCAGTTCGCACAGTTCTTGGAGAACCTCAAACAGACCTACAAGGGCAAGAAGAAACTCATGCTTTTGGTGCGGGAGCGTTTTGGTTGA
- the ZSWIM4 gene encoding zinc finger SWIM domain-containing protein 4 isoform X1 has product MEPPAAKRSRGCPVEPDERDAGAGAARGQGRPEALLDLSAKRVAESWAFEQVEERFSRVPEPVQKRIVFWSFPRSEREICMYSSLGYPPPEGEHDARVPFTRGLHLLQSGAVDRVLQVGFHLSGNIREPGGPGEPERLYHVSISFDRCKITSVSCGCDNRDLFYCAHVVALSLYRIRHARQVELRLPISETLSQMNRDQLQKFVQYLISAHHTEVLPTAQRLADEILLLGSEINLVHGAPDPTAGAGIEDANCWHLDEEQIQEQVKQLLSNGGYYGASQQLRSMFSKVPCGPAGHGVQKAPVDAQPFLTTLSPAQVREMLRMRDSNGARMLILMTEQFLQDPRLALWRQQGAGMTDKCRQLWDELGALWVCVVLSPHCKPEERAGWLQLLSRWDKLDVCPLEEGNYSFDGPSLQPTVAPIPGSEEEEEVAATSPRHTVFGRALLAGELHWNDAYLQRILASDSYGPSLTGSVGGDKPTFDPQGRPLWLGEPFPTACARVDTLRAHGYPRQALRLASAIINTLRLQRRHQLESYKQQKKELLQKGSTCITNTEGWVGHPLDPIGCLCRALLEACRLEEEALTLYPDSGPEKRKVAYQHVPVPGSPGESYLVLALEVALLGLGQQRALPEGLYAQDKVVRNEEQLLALLEEVELDERLVQVLRKQAGLLLEGGPFSGFGEVLFRESVPMHTCARYLFTALLPHDPDLAYRLALRAMRLPVLETAFPAGEPHPSPLDSIMSNRFPRWFILGHLETRQCELASTMLTAAKGDPKWLHAVLGSIQQNIHSPALLFKLAQDACKTATPVSAPPDTTLLGIALELGLQVMRMTLNIMTWRRREMVRWLVSCATEIGPQALMNIMQNWYSLFTPVEAATIVAVTGTTHATLLRLQLDTPRREELWACARTLALQCAMKDPQNCALPALTLCEKNHSAFEAAYQIVLDAAAGGLGHAHLFTVARYMEHRGLPLRAYKLATLALAQLSIAFNQDSHPAVNDVLWACSLSHSLGRHELSAIVPLIIRSIHCAPMLSDILRRWTLSAPGLGPLGARRATKPLGADRAPLCQLLDAAVTAYITTSHSRLTHISPRHYGDFIEFLGKARETFLLAPDGHLQFAQFLENLKQTYKGKKKLMLLVRERFG; this is encoded by the exons GTGGAGGAGCGGTTCTCCCGGGTGCCTGAGCCGGTCCAGAAGCGCATCGTGTTTTGGTCGTTTCCACGCAGTGAACGGGAAATATGTATGTACTCGTCGCTGGGTTACCCGCCCCCAGAGGGCGAGCACGACGCCCGGGTGCCCTTTACCCGCGGGCTGCACCTGCTCCAGAGCGGGGCCGTGGACCGCGTGTTGCAAGTGG GATTCCATTTGAGTGGAAACATCCGCGAGCCGGGGGGTCCTGGAGAGCCCGAGCGCCTCTACCACGTCTCCATCAGCTTTGATCGCTGCAAGATCACGTCGGTGAGCTGCGGCTGTGACAACCGCGACCTCTTCTACTGTGCCCACGTCGTGGCCCTGTCCCTGTACCGCATTCGGCACGCCCGCCAGGTGGAGCTACGGCTGCCCATCTCCGAGACGCTCTCCCAGATGAACCGGGACCAGCTGCAGAAGTTCGTGCAATACCTCATCAGCGCCCACCACACTGAGGTGCTGCCCACCGCTCAGCGCTTGGCTGATGAGATCCTCCTGCTGGGCTCTGAGATCAACTTGGTGCATG gcGCCCCAGACCCCACCGCTGGCGCAGGAATCGAGGACGCCAACTGCTGGCACCTGGACGAGGAGCAGATCCAGGAGCAGGTGAAGCAACTGCTGTCCAACGGCGGCTACTACGGGGCTAGCCAGCAGCTGCGCTCCATGTTCAGCAAGGTGCCGTGCGGACCGGCGGGGCACGGGGTGCAGAAGGCCCCGGTGGACGCCCAGCCCTTCCTCACCACCCTGTCCCCGGCACAGGTGCGGGAGATGCTGCGAATGCGGGACTCCAACGGAGCGCGCATGCTGATCCTCATGACCGAGCAGTTCCTGCAGGACCCGCGCCTGGCCCTGTGGCGGCAGCAGGGCGCCGGCATGACGGACAAGTGCCGGCAGCTCTGGGATGAGCTGG GGGCCCTGTGGGTTTGCGTCGTCCTGAGCCCCCACTGCAAACCAGAGGAAAGGGCAGGCTGGCTCCAGCTGCTCAGCAGGTGGGACAAGCTCGACGTGTGCCCACTGGAAGAAGGCAACTACTCCTTCGACGGCCCCAGCCTGCAGCCCACCGTGGCCCCCATCCCAG GCtcggaggaagaggaagaggtggcAGCCACAAGTCCCCGCCACACGGTATTTGGCCGCGCCTTGCTGGCTGGAGAGCTGCACTGGAATGACGCCTACCTGCAGAGGATCCTGGCCAGTGACTCCTACGGGCCCAGCCTCACAGGCAGCGTGGGTGGGGACAAACCGACTTTCGACCCCCAGGGCCGCCCACTGTGGCTGGGAGAACCTTTCCCCACTGCCTGCGCCCGTGTGGACACCCTGCGTGCCCACGGATACCCCCGGCAAGCCCTGCGGCTGGCCAGTGCCATCATCAACACGCTCCGGCTGCAGCGGCGGCATCAGCTGGAGAGCTACAAGCAGCAGAAAAAAG AGCTGCTCCAGAAGGGTTCCACCTGCATCACCAACACTGAAGGATGGGTGGGGCACCCCCTGGACCCCATTGGCTGCCTCTGCAGGGCGCTCCTGGAGGCCTGTCGTCTGGAGGAGGAGGCACTTACCCTTTACCCAG ACTCTGGCCCCGAGAAGCGGAAGGTGGCCTACCAGCACGTGCCTGTGCCCGGGAGCCCTGGAGAGTCCTATTTGGTGCTGGCGCTGGAGGTGGCactgctggggctggggcagcagCGGGCCCTGCCGGAGGGGCTGTACGCCCAGGACAAGGTGGTGCGCAACGAGGAGCAGCTGCTGGCCCTGCTGGAGGAAGTGGAATTGGATGAGCGGTTGGTGCAAGTGCTGCGCAAACAGGCGGGGCTGCTGCTGGAAG GGGGTCCCTTCAGTGGCTTCGGGGAGGTGCTGTTCCGGGAGAGCGTGCCCATGCACACCTGTGCCCGCTACCTGTTCACTGCACTGCTGCCTCATGACCCCGACCTGGCCTATCGCCTCGCGCTGCGAGCCATGAG GCTGCCTGTACTGGAGACAGCATTTCCTGCTGGAGAACCTCATCCCAGCCCACTGGACTCCATCATGAGCAACCGCTTCCCCCGCTGGTTCATCCTTGGCCACCTGGAGACCCGCCAGTGTGAACTGGCTTCCACCATGTTGACAGCCGCCAAGG GAGACCCCAAGTGGCTACACGCGGTACTGGGCTCCATCCAGCAGAACATCCACTCTCCCGCCCTGCTCTTCAAGCTGGCGCAAGACGCCTGCAAGACAGCCACCCCGGTTAGCGCCCCACCAGACACCACGCTGCTGGGCATCGCActggagctggggctgcag GTGATGCGGATGACTCTGAACATAATGACCTGGCGGCGGAGGGAGATGGTGCGCTGGCTGGTCAGCTGTGCCACAGAGATTG gcccgcAAGCCCTGATGAATATCATGCAGAACTGGTATTCCCTATTCACACCGGTGGAGGCGGCCACCATCGTAGCAGTGACGGGCACCACACACGCCACTCTGCTGCGACTGCAGCTGGACACACCCCGGAGGGAGGAGCTCTGGGCCTGCGCCCGCACCCTGGCCTTGCAGTGCGCCATGAAGGATCCTCAGAACTGCGCTTTGCCTGCCCTGACCCTGTGTGAGAAGAACCACTCGGCCTTCGAGGCGGCCTACCAGATCGTGCTGGACGCGGCGGCCGGCGGCCTGGGCCACGCCCACCTCTTCACTGTGGCCCGCTATATGGAGCACCGCGGGCTGCCGCTCCGGGCCTACAAGCTGGCGACGCTGGCCCTGGCGCAGCTCAGCATTGCCTTCAACCAGGACAGCCACCCTGCCGTCAACGACGTGCTTTGGGCCTGCTCGCTCAGCCACTCCCTGGGCCGGCACGAGCTCTCTGCCATCGTCCCCCTCATCATCCGCAGCATCCACTGTGCCCCAATGCTGTCCGATATTCTGCGCCGCTGGACTCTCTCGGCGCCCGGCCTGGGCCCCTTAGGGGCACGCCGGGCCACCAAGCCACTGGGTGCTGACCGGGCGCCGCTCTGCCAGCTCCTGGATGCGGCAGTCACCGCCTACATCACCACCAGCCACTCGCGCCTCACGCACATCAGCCCGCGGCACTATGGGGACTTCATTGAATTCCTGGGCAAGGCCCGGGAGACCTTCCTGCTGGCGCCCGACGGGCACCTCCAGTTCGCACAGTTCTTGGAGAACCTCAAACAGACCTACAAGGGCAAGAAGAAACTCATGCTTTTGGTGCGGGAGCGTTTTGGTTGA
- the ZSWIM4 gene encoding zinc finger SWIM domain-containing protein 4 isoform X3, with protein MEPPAAKRSRGCPVEPDERDAGAGAARGQGRPEALLDLSAKRVAESWAFEQVEERFSRVPEPVQKRIVFWSFPRSEREICMYSSLGYPPPEGEHDARVPFTRGLHLLQSGAVDRVLQVGFHLSGNIREPGGPGEPERLYHVSISFDRCKITSVSCGCDNRDLFYCAHVVALSLYRIRHARQVELRLPISETLSQMNRDQLQKFVQYLISAHHTEVLPTAQRLADEILLLGSEINLVHGAPDPTAGAGIEDANCWHLDEEQIQEQVKQLLSNGGYYGASQQLRSMFSKVREMLRMRDSNGARMLILMTEQFLQDPRLALWRQQGAGMTDKCRQLWDELGALWVCVVLSPHCKPEERAGWLQLLSRWDKLDVCPLEEGNYSFDGPSLQPTVAPIPELLQKGSTCITNTEGWVGHPLDPIGCLCRALLEACRLEEEALTLYPDSGPEKRKVAYQHVPVPGSPGESYLVLALEVALLGLGQQRALPEGLYAQDKVVRNEEQLLALLEEVELDERLVQVLRKQAGLLLEGGPFSGFGEVLFRESVPMHTCARYLFTALLPHDPDLAYRLALRAMRLPVLETAFPAGEPHPSPLDSIMSNRFPRWFILGHLETRQCELASTMLTAAKGDPKWLHAVLGSIQQNIHSPALLFKLAQDACKTATPVSAPPDTTLLGIALELGLQVMRMTLNIMTWRRREMVRWLVSCATEIGPQALMNIMQNWYSLFTPVEAATIVAVTGTTHATLLRLQLDTPRREELWACARTLALQCAMKDPQNCALPALTLCEKNHSAFEAAYQIVLDAAAGGLGHAHLFTVARYMEHRGLPLRAYKLATLALAQLSIAFNQDSHPAVNDVLWACSLSHSLGRHELSAIVPLIIRSIHCAPMLSDILRRWTLSAPGLGPLGARRATKPLGADRAPLCQLLDAAVTAYITTSHSRLTHISPRHYGDFIEFLGKARETFLLAPDGHLQFAQFLENLKQTYKGKKKLMLLVRERFG; from the exons GTGGAGGAGCGGTTCTCCCGGGTGCCTGAGCCGGTCCAGAAGCGCATCGTGTTTTGGTCGTTTCCACGCAGTGAACGGGAAATATGTATGTACTCGTCGCTGGGTTACCCGCCCCCAGAGGGCGAGCACGACGCCCGGGTGCCCTTTACCCGCGGGCTGCACCTGCTCCAGAGCGGGGCCGTGGACCGCGTGTTGCAAGTGG GATTCCATTTGAGTGGAAACATCCGCGAGCCGGGGGGTCCTGGAGAGCCCGAGCGCCTCTACCACGTCTCCATCAGCTTTGATCGCTGCAAGATCACGTCGGTGAGCTGCGGCTGTGACAACCGCGACCTCTTCTACTGTGCCCACGTCGTGGCCCTGTCCCTGTACCGCATTCGGCACGCCCGCCAGGTGGAGCTACGGCTGCCCATCTCCGAGACGCTCTCCCAGATGAACCGGGACCAGCTGCAGAAGTTCGTGCAATACCTCATCAGCGCCCACCACACTGAGGTGCTGCCCACCGCTCAGCGCTTGGCTGATGAGATCCTCCTGCTGGGCTCTGAGATCAACTTGGTGCATG gcGCCCCAGACCCCACCGCTGGCGCAGGAATCGAGGACGCCAACTGCTGGCACCTGGACGAGGAGCAGATCCAGGAGCAGGTGAAGCAACTGCTGTCCAACGGCGGCTACTACGGGGCTAGCCAGCAGCTGCGCTCCATGTTCAGCAAG GTGCGGGAGATGCTGCGAATGCGGGACTCCAACGGAGCGCGCATGCTGATCCTCATGACCGAGCAGTTCCTGCAGGACCCGCGCCTGGCCCTGTGGCGGCAGCAGGGCGCCGGCATGACGGACAAGTGCCGGCAGCTCTGGGATGAGCTGG GGGCCCTGTGGGTTTGCGTCGTCCTGAGCCCCCACTGCAAACCAGAGGAAAGGGCAGGCTGGCTCCAGCTGCTCAGCAGGTGGGACAAGCTCGACGTGTGCCCACTGGAAGAAGGCAACTACTCCTTCGACGGCCCCAGCCTGCAGCCCACCGTGGCCCCCATCCCAG AGCTGCTCCAGAAGGGTTCCACCTGCATCACCAACACTGAAGGATGGGTGGGGCACCCCCTGGACCCCATTGGCTGCCTCTGCAGGGCGCTCCTGGAGGCCTGTCGTCTGGAGGAGGAGGCACTTACCCTTTACCCAG ACTCTGGCCCCGAGAAGCGGAAGGTGGCCTACCAGCACGTGCCTGTGCCCGGGAGCCCTGGAGAGTCCTATTTGGTGCTGGCGCTGGAGGTGGCactgctggggctggggcagcagCGGGCCCTGCCGGAGGGGCTGTACGCCCAGGACAAGGTGGTGCGCAACGAGGAGCAGCTGCTGGCCCTGCTGGAGGAAGTGGAATTGGATGAGCGGTTGGTGCAAGTGCTGCGCAAACAGGCGGGGCTGCTGCTGGAAG GGGGTCCCTTCAGTGGCTTCGGGGAGGTGCTGTTCCGGGAGAGCGTGCCCATGCACACCTGTGCCCGCTACCTGTTCACTGCACTGCTGCCTCATGACCCCGACCTGGCCTATCGCCTCGCGCTGCGAGCCATGAG GCTGCCTGTACTGGAGACAGCATTTCCTGCTGGAGAACCTCATCCCAGCCCACTGGACTCCATCATGAGCAACCGCTTCCCCCGCTGGTTCATCCTTGGCCACCTGGAGACCCGCCAGTGTGAACTGGCTTCCACCATGTTGACAGCCGCCAAGG GAGACCCCAAGTGGCTACACGCGGTACTGGGCTCCATCCAGCAGAACATCCACTCTCCCGCCCTGCTCTTCAAGCTGGCGCAAGACGCCTGCAAGACAGCCACCCCGGTTAGCGCCCCACCAGACACCACGCTGCTGGGCATCGCActggagctggggctgcag GTGATGCGGATGACTCTGAACATAATGACCTGGCGGCGGAGGGAGATGGTGCGCTGGCTGGTCAGCTGTGCCACAGAGATTG gcccgcAAGCCCTGATGAATATCATGCAGAACTGGTATTCCCTATTCACACCGGTGGAGGCGGCCACCATCGTAGCAGTGACGGGCACCACACACGCCACTCTGCTGCGACTGCAGCTGGACACACCCCGGAGGGAGGAGCTCTGGGCCTGCGCCCGCACCCTGGCCTTGCAGTGCGCCATGAAGGATCCTCAGAACTGCGCTTTGCCTGCCCTGACCCTGTGTGAGAAGAACCACTCGGCCTTCGAGGCGGCCTACCAGATCGTGCTGGACGCGGCGGCCGGCGGCCTGGGCCACGCCCACCTCTTCACTGTGGCCCGCTATATGGAGCACCGCGGGCTGCCGCTCCGGGCCTACAAGCTGGCGACGCTGGCCCTGGCGCAGCTCAGCATTGCCTTCAACCAGGACAGCCACCCTGCCGTCAACGACGTGCTTTGGGCCTGCTCGCTCAGCCACTCCCTGGGCCGGCACGAGCTCTCTGCCATCGTCCCCCTCATCATCCGCAGCATCCACTGTGCCCCAATGCTGTCCGATATTCTGCGCCGCTGGACTCTCTCGGCGCCCGGCCTGGGCCCCTTAGGGGCACGCCGGGCCACCAAGCCACTGGGTGCTGACCGGGCGCCGCTCTGCCAGCTCCTGGATGCGGCAGTCACCGCCTACATCACCACCAGCCACTCGCGCCTCACGCACATCAGCCCGCGGCACTATGGGGACTTCATTGAATTCCTGGGCAAGGCCCGGGAGACCTTCCTGCTGGCGCCCGACGGGCACCTCCAGTTCGCACAGTTCTTGGAGAACCTCAAACAGACCTACAAGGGCAAGAAGAAACTCATGCTTTTGGTGCGGGAGCGTTTTGGTTGA